One segment of Candidatus Dormiibacterota bacterium DNA contains the following:
- a CDS encoding RpiB/LacA/LacB family sugar-phosphate isomerase, giving the protein MRIALGSDLRCELTDALERHLRERGDDLALFGALDPHAQADWPSVGRAVGEAVACGACASGIVCCWTGTGVSIAANKVRGARAALCGDAETARGARAWNDANVLALSIRAITPALAGEILNAWFSAEPPKDGKEKEMVDALKSWDEQLP; this is encoded by the coding sequence ATGCGTATCGCCCTTGGAAGCGACCTGCGCTGCGAGCTGACCGACGCGCTCGAGCGGCACCTACGCGAGCGCGGCGACGATCTCGCGCTCTTCGGCGCGCTCGATCCGCACGCGCAAGCCGACTGGCCCAGCGTCGGACGAGCCGTGGGCGAGGCGGTTGCGTGCGGAGCCTGCGCGAGCGGCATCGTCTGCTGCTGGACGGGAACCGGCGTCTCGATTGCCGCGAACAAAGTACGCGGTGCGCGCGCGGCGCTGTGCGGCGACGCGGAGACGGCACGCGGCGCACGCGCGTGGAACGACGCCAACGTCCTCGCGCTCTCGATCCGCGCGATTACGCCCGCTCTCGCCGGTGAAATTCTTAACGCTTGGTTCTCTGCCGAACCACCAAAGGACGGCAAAGAGAAAGAGATGGTCGACGCTCTCAAATCTTGGGACGAACAATTGCCCTAA
- a CDS encoding vitamin K epoxide reductase family protein translates to MIVETLVTVLCGVGLYASLFMLGRARQAARGSLSEPSVVETPRAHLVGRVSNALLGAWYYPALAVAAWLPLPPDLLLLVFALVALAAATSALLAYSLLFVTRRPCAYCWTSHAVNWSLVVLWALHSWY, encoded by the coding sequence GTGATCGTCGAGACGCTGGTCACGGTACTCTGCGGAGTTGGTCTCTATGCATCGCTTTTCATGCTGGGAAGGGCTCGGCAGGCGGCACGAGGCAGCCTCAGCGAGCCAAGCGTGGTCGAAACGCCCCGCGCCCACCTCGTTGGGCGCGTCTCGAATGCGCTCCTCGGCGCCTGGTATTATCCGGCGCTCGCCGTAGCGGCCTGGCTCCCGCTGCCGCCAGACCTCTTGCTGCTCGTCTTCGCCCTCGTCGCGCTCGCGGCCGCAACGTCGGCCCTCCTTGCGTACTCGCTGCTTTTCGTCACGCGCCGACCGTGCGCGTACTGTTGGACCTCGCATGCAGTCAACTGGTCGCTCGTCGTCTTGTGGGCGCTTCATTCATGGTACTAG
- a CDS encoding VTT domain-containing protein encodes MSTSIRRLAAIALLGASFVLAVVVIRYQPLVEHLIRSYYPFAYPLAIAVFALVASAPFSVTDALAVMNGAIFGPVLGTIIDAIGLVLAAMLGYWINRHASRLLDLDSYLARLPAWVKRFPVGSPGFLIAVRIIPGFGGTVATATAATFRVPVWVHVWTMCAVAIPVCAILSIFGNQVTIYVHRYEARARTYFEHHHPHFDFHFRHHVPPTGEP; translated from the coding sequence TTGAGCACTTCCATCAGGCGGCTAGCCGCCATAGCGCTCCTCGGCGCTTCCTTCGTGCTTGCGGTCGTCGTCATCCGCTATCAACCGCTCGTCGAGCACCTGATCCGCTCCTACTACCCGTTTGCCTATCCCCTGGCGATTGCCGTCTTCGCGTTGGTTGCGTCGGCGCCGTTCTCGGTCACCGACGCGCTCGCGGTTATGAATGGTGCGATCTTCGGACCCGTGCTCGGCACGATCATCGATGCGATCGGACTCGTGCTCGCGGCGATGCTCGGCTACTGGATCAATCGGCACGCGTCGCGACTGCTCGACCTCGACTCCTACCTTGCGCGGTTGCCGGCATGGGTGAAGCGCTTTCCCGTCGGTTCCCCCGGCTTTCTCATCGCGGTGCGCATCATCCCGGGATTCGGCGGAACCGTTGCGACGGCGACCGCCGCTACCTTCCGCGTCCCGGTGTGGGTGCACGTCTGGACGATGTGCGCGGTGGCCATTCCCGTCTGCGCGATTCTTTCGATCTTCGGCAATCAGGTGACGATCTACGTTCACCGTTACGAAGCGCGCGCGCGCACGTATTTCGAGCACCATCATCCGCATTTCGACTTTCACTTTCGACACCACGTTCCACCGACGGGCGAACCGTGA